The following coding sequences lie in one Arabidopsis thaliana chromosome 3, partial sequence genomic window:
- the U11/U12-31K gene encoding RNA recognition motif and CCHC-type zinc finger domains containing protein (RNA recognition motif and CCHC-type zinc finger domains containing protein; FUNCTIONS IN: RNA binding, nucleotide binding, zinc ion binding, nucleic acid binding; INVOLVED IN: biological_process unknown; LOCATED IN: cellular_component unknown; EXPRESSED IN: 16 plant structures; EXPRESSED DURING: 7 growth stages; CONTAINS InterPro DOMAIN/s: RNA recognition motif, RNP-1 (InterPro:IPR000504), Ribonucleoprotein, BRUNO-like (InterPro:IPR015903), Nucleotide-binding, alpha-beta plait (InterPro:IPR012677), Zinc finger, CCHC-type (InterPro:IPR001878); BEST Arabidopsis thaliana protein match is: ortholog of human splicing factor SC35 (TAIR:AT5G64200.2); Has 867 Blast hits to 867 proteins in 310 species: Archae - 0; Bacteria - 0; Metazoa - 452; Fungi - 160; Plants - 158; Viruses - 0; Other Eukaryotes - 97 (source: NCBI BLink).), which produces MKKRKIHHSDDEEDDTFYYRYSSVAAPPPSNPKHQPSSSAKSSAPGGGSGGLAPSKSTLYVSNLDFSLTNSDIHTLFSTFGKVARVTVLKDRHTRQSRGVAFVLYVSREDAAKAARSMDAKILNGRKLTVSIAADNGRASEFIKKRVYKDKSRCYECGDEGHLSYECPKNQLGPRERPPPPKKRGRRKEEEGEAEEISWSAAAPSLAVAEEEFEEENWASVVDNEAGERLRKREAEEEEERRMKRKEKKVSYFSDESDDED; this is translated from the coding sequence atgaagaagaggaagattcATCATAGCGACGACGAAGAGGACGACACTTTCTACTATCGCTATTCCTCCGTCGCGGCACCACCACCTTCGAACCCTAAACACCAACCTTCTTCCTCCGCCAAATCATCAGCTCCCGGCGGCGGATCTGGCGGCTTAGCTCCTTCAAAATCAACACTCTACGTCTCCAATCTCGATTTCTCCCTCACCAATTCCGACATCCACACTCTATTCTCCACTTTCGGCAAGGTCGCGAGAGTCACTGTTCTCAAAGATCGCCACACTCGCCAATCTCGTGGCGTCGCGTTCGTGCTCTACGTCTCTCGTGAAGACGCGGCTAAAGCGGCGCGTTCTATGGACGCCAAGATTCTTAATGGTCGGAAACTGACGGTTTCGATCGCCGCTGATAATGGACGTGCGTCGGAGTTTATTAAGAAGAGAGTTTACAAGGATAAATCGAGGTGTTACGAGTGTGGAGACGAAGGGCATCTTTCGTACGAGTGCCCTAAAAATCAGTTAGGTCCAAGGGAGAGACCACCGCCGCCGAAGAAAAGGGGGCGGCGGAAGGAGGAGGAAGGTGAGGCTGAGGAAATTAGTTGGTCTGCGGCGGCGCCTTCGTTGGCTGTGGCGGAGGAGGAATTTGAGGAGGAGAATTGGGCTTCGGTGGTGGATAATGAAGCTGGAGAGAGgttgagaaaaagagaagcagaggaagaagaagagaggaggatgaagagaaaggagaagaaagttagCTACTTTAGTGAtgagagtgatgatgaagattaG
- a CDS encoding vacuolar acid trehalase (unknown protein; FUNCTIONS IN: molecular_function unknown; INVOLVED IN: pollen development; LOCATED IN: chloroplast; Has 44 Blast hits to 44 proteins in 20 species: Archae - 0; Bacteria - 4; Metazoa - 0; Fungi - 0; Plants - 39; Viruses - 0; Other Eukaryotes - 1 (source: NCBI BLink).): protein MSISSLGSAISKPTSSSSSYTYLGSSSRIFGLVTSSLLWTKSKSHHTNTKLKKQKLCVRNSAQEIPKTLEEDSKFVPLDPQDPRFGPPVLLLLGLQLHEAQKIQELLKELDGEFMEIVFCTDDMIKRSLWEAVTTKQPDLKRVKIAESLPRICFLSGLTGEEMMMFIDAFPETGLEPVVFAAMVPNSADKPIFELTEEIMGDHELLTGSSSS from the exons ATGTCGATTTCTTCGTTGGGGTCTGCAATCTCAAAGccaacttcttcatcatcttcatataCGTACTTAGGAAGCTCTTCTCGCATCTTTGGGCTAGTTACGTCTTCTTTGTTATGGACAAAGAGTAAATCTCACCACACAAACACAAAGCTCAAGAAGCAAAAGCTATGTGTTAGAAATTCAGCTCAAGAGATTCCAAAGACACTTGAGGAAGATTCCAAGTTTGTACCTTTAGATCCTCAAGATCCTCGATTCGGCCCTCCA GTTTTGCTGTTGCTTGGCCTTCAACTTCATGAAGCACAAAAG ATACAAGAACTTCTCAAGGAACTCGATGGCGAATTCATGGAG ATTGTGTTCTGTACAGACGATATGATCAAGCGTTCGTTATGGGAAGCAGTTACCACAAAACAGCCTGACCTGAAGAGAGTGAAA ATCGCGGAATCACTGCCTCGGATCTGCTTCTTATCTGGTTTGACAGGagaggagatgatgatgttcaTTGATGCATTCCCAGAAACTG GGCTGGAACCAGTTGTGTTTGCAGCTATGGTTCCGAACAGTGCTGATAAACCTATCTTTGAGTTAACTGAAGAAATCATGGGAGATCATGAGTTACTG ACCGGGAGCAGTTCCAGCTGA